AAGAAGGTCATCGTCACCGGCGCCTCGAGGGGGATTGGCGCCGAGGTGGCGCGGGGGTTCATCGCCTCGGGGGCGAAGGTGGCCGCCGCCGGAAGGGACACAGAGCGCCTCGCGGCCATCGCGGGCCCCGCCGATCGGGTGCGGGCCTTCCCCTTCGATCTGGGCGAGTTGGAACTCCTCCCCAGTGTCCTCGGCGAGATTGTGAGCTGGCTCGGTGGGTGCGACGTCTTCGTGAACGCGGCGGCCTATCCGCTGCTGAAAGACCCATTGACCCTCGATGCCGCCGACTGGGACCTCACCTTGCGCGTCAACCTGATCGGGCCCTACCTCTGCATCAAGGAACTGATCGGGCCGCTCAAACAGTCTGGAAACGGGCGGATCATTCTCTTCGGCTCCGTCGCCGGGAAAACGGGCGGCCTCGGGGCAAACATGGCCTACAGCGCCTCGAAGGGGGGTGTTTTCGCGATGACCTTCAACCTCGCGCGCGAGTTGGCCAAGAGCGGCGTCACGGTGAACTGCCTGACGCCCGGCCCCACGGAAACCAAGATGATGCTTTCCTTCCCCGATGAGGTGCTCGAGCGGACCATCGCCGCCCATCCGCTGGGGAGGTTGGGACGGCCCGAGGAGATCGCCCCGGCGGCCCTTTTTCTCGCGAGCGAGGAGGCGGCCCACATCACCGGCCATGCGTTCGATGTGAACGGCGGATTTTACACGAGGTAAGGGAGGAAGATGCGATGACATCCGAAGGCTATGTGAATCCCGATCTGATATGGAGCTCGCAGCAGCTTCAGGAGCGGCTCGATGATCCCAACCTGCGGATCATCGACGCCCGGCCCGGTGAGCGCTACGCGATGGGGCACATTCCCGGAGCACGCCACTTCAACATCTACGCCCTGAACTGCGACGACACCGACGATGCCCCCCTGCAGTCCTTCATGCGGATGTGGGCGTTCCTCCTTGGGCAAAGGGGAGTGAGCTTCGAGAACACGATCGTCTTCTACGACGAGGACACGGGAAACACCTGCGTGCGCGGCTTCTGGTTTCTCGAGTATTTCGGCCACAGCGATGTCCACGTCCTCAACGGGGGCTATGCCGCCTGGCAGCGGGCCGGGCTGGAAGTCACGCGCGATGCGGAAGTTCCAGAACCGAGCGCCTTCAGGTACGAACCGCGTCCGGAGCGCCTCGCCACCTACCGCCACGTCCTCGAAGCCATCGAGGATGCGGACAAGGCCATCCTCGACACGCGCTCGGCGGCAGAATGGGAGGGCACCCGCGTTCTCGCCAAGCGCGGCGGCGCCGTCCCCGGCGCTGTCCACCAGGAATGGCTCGCCCACCTGACCCCCGATCGGGAGATGAAGAGCGCCGAAGAGCTAAGAGCCCAGTTCGAGGCGCTGGGCGTCACCCCGGACAAGGAGGTCATCCCCTATTGCCAGACCGGCTACCGCTCGGCGCACGCCTATTTCGCCCTTCGCCTCCTCGGCTACCCGCGGGTGCGGAACTATGTCGGCTCCTGGAACGAATGGGGCAACCGCGAGGGGGTGCCCATC
This genomic interval from bacterium contains the following:
- a CDS encoding SDR family oxidoreductase — translated: MSARFDFTGKKVIVTGASRGIGAEVARGFIASGAKVAAAGRDTERLAAIAGPADRVRAFPFDLGELELLPSVLGEIVSWLGGCDVFVNAAAYPLLKDPLTLDAADWDLTLRVNLIGPYLCIKELIGPLKQSGNGRIILFGSVAGKTGGLGANMAYSASKGGVFAMTFNLARELAKSGVTVNCLTPGPTETKMMLSFPDEVLERTIAAHPLGRLGRPEEIAPAALFLASEEAAHITGHAFDVNGGFYTR
- a CDS encoding sulfurtransferase, yielding MTSEGYVNPDLIWSSQQLQERLDDPNLRIIDARPGERYAMGHIPGARHFNIYALNCDDTDDAPLQSFMRMWAFLLGQRGVSFENTIVFYDEDTGNTCVRGFWFLEYFGHSDVHVLNGGYAAWQRAGLEVTRDAEVPEPSAFRYEPRPERLATYRHVLEAIEDADKAILDTRSAAEWEGTRVLAKRGGAVPGAVHQEWLAHLTPDREMKSAEELRAQFEALGVTPDKEVIPYCQTGYRSAHAYFALRLLGYPRVRNYVGSWNEWGNREGVPI